CGACGGCTCCGGCAACCAGATACACGCCATCCTCGACTCCCTCAGGTATGTGTATGACAGCGCGGGCGCGCGGACCAAGCTCATCATGGCGGGCGAGACGGGCCTGTACAATGCCCTGGCAGGACTCGGTGCTCTACCGGTACAACGCCCAGGGCGACCTCGATACCCTCCGGGCCTGCTTCGGCAAGGCGGACAACTGGCAGGCAGGGCTGGTGATGCCACCCTGCCGGGCCTTCCGGTTCACCTGGGACAGCCTTGGCCGGCGCAAGACGATCACCTACCCCAACAGCGCCGTGGTGACGTCCACGTATGACCTGCAGGACGTGCTGGTGACCGTGGCCGGCGTCAAGACCGTCTACGAGCCGCCCACCGGAAAGAGCGACCGGTTCGACTTCAGCTACGGCGTGGGGTACGTGAACGCGGTGGGGCGGATCTGGTCCCAGAGCTACGCCTGCAACGACTGGACCCAGCAGGATCTGCCCGGCCTCCCCTGCGGCAAGGGGGGGGCCACCCGCCAGGTCACGAACGTCTACAATATCCGGGGCGAGCTGCTGCGTCAGACCACCCTGGAGGGCAGCACCTTCTACGGCGATACGACGCGGCATGACATCGGTGGCAACATGGACCGTCGGGCCCGCTGGGATGGGGGAACCCTGCAGCAGTACACAGTCGACAATTTCTCGACCGCGGGGGGCCTCGAACCGCCTGCAGGCCAGCAGCCGGAGCGACACCTATACGCCCTTCGACCTGGCCTACGAGTATGATGCCGACGGCGCGCGGATCGCCCAGCGCCCGACGCCGGTCACGGCCGCCACGGTCGACCAGGACCGGCGCTGGTTCTATGATGCGATGGGCCGGCAGGCGGGGTACAAGTACGTCGAGTGGTCCCAGGGCGAGGCGCGGTTGCGCTCGGAACCCCGCAACGGCTGCCAGTATGATCCGGAGGGCCAGGTGTTCCGGCCCTGCAACTACGGGGGAACCTGCTGGCCTATGAGGGCGTCAACGTCTCCCGGTTCGCCAACGAGACCTACCGCTTCATCCACGGGGGCGGCACGGACGACCTGCTGATGGCGCGCTACTCCTATGGTAGTGCGGTCGAGGAGATCTACTTCGTCACGGACGGGCAGGGCCGCGAGCTGGCCGCCGCGGACTTCGATGGCAGCCGGAATCAGGCGGTCTGGGGGGATGGCGGCCATCGGGAGGCGGGCACCACCACCAATGGCTCATCCTTCGATGCCACCCGGATGGGCAATGCCGACCAGCCGGGGGTGTCCCTCTTCCGGAATCGCAGCTACGACGCCAACTCGGGACGCTGGCTGCAGGAAGACCCCATCGGGATTGCGGGGGGTGTGAATCTGTACCAGTTTAATGGGAACAACCCGGTAGCCTATACCGATCCGTTCGGATTGTGTCCCAAGCAAGACCTGCTCTGCCAGGTCTTCGTTTCAGGTGCCCAAGCCCTAGGCGGCGCAGCCGGGTTCTTCGGAGGGCTTGCCGAGGGCGGTCTGGAGGGCCTCGCCTGCGGGCCTGCTGCACCTGCCTGCTCACCCGCCTTGGCGCTAACGAACGCTGTCGCCGGCGCCATCGCAATTGGGACGGCGGCTGGTAAGGCCGCCGATGCAATCATGAGCGGTACCGAGCCGCTTCAGATGGCGAGGGCAGGCCGTGGCGGCGGCAACTCAGCTGAAAACCGGGCATCAAATCAGATCAAGAAGGAGTATAGGTTTACACCCGAAGGCGAGAACGCTTTCCACACAGAAATCGGCCGCCTCAAGAAATTCTACGATGTCAAGTCACTCACCGAGGAGCAGTTGCGTGAGGCGGCCGACATCGTCCGGCAGAATGCCAAGTACATCAGGCCACCGGAGTAAGAAATGCTGAACACCCGCGAGGCACTCTCCGCAGCCCTTCAGGGGCTAGTTGGCCAGCCGTGCACCGCCGTCAGCAACCCAATTGGTTCGACAATCGTGATCGACATTGGTGACATGAGGCACGTCGATGACGCGTCGGCTGGGCACCTACAGGGATGGCGGAGGATAACGATTGGTAGTCCCTGGCGCCTCCAGACAGTTCACAGGGTAATCTGCGATTGGAACAGTGACAGCTCGCCGGACGGTGAGCTGATCGCCTCGCTGGCTGCTCTCGTAGGCGTACGGCTCGATGCTATTAGCATATCTGGGCCAGCATGGGACATGGTCACTCACTGGTCAAATGGCTATCAGCTTGTTGTTTTCAGCGACTCGGATGACTTGCGTGAGTACTCGTGGTTCATTCTCGGCGCCGATGGCCTAGAGATCACGGTGAGCCCCAAGGCCGCCGGCGACGACACCTGGCGCATCAAACAGCCAGGAGGCCGCTCCTGACCAGCCGCGGACGAGCACGAGGCCCCTGCAGGAACCGGGTGACGGCGCACCCGGCGCGATCGCGTGTCACGTGGGACGCGGCGCGCGAGGCGCCCGTCATTCGGATTGTCGGATCCGCGCCGGGTAGCTGCCCGGGCAGAGTGGAAAGTGAGCCCGCCCGCGATCAGGTGTTTCTCCGGAGGCCGCGCCGCAGCACGCCTCGGCTCACAACACGGATCCGCGCCGGGCCCGAGGCACACGATGAAGCCGAGTACGTCGATTGTCAAAGAGCGCCTGCCAGCTGACGGGCCCCGCGTAGCTCGATCCTAGCCCAACTCGGAGGCGTGGCCCGCTGACGCGGGCGACCCTCGACACCCCATTATCGGAGACTCGAGCGGACCCTCGGCCAGGGGAGCCGTGTAAAATGGGAGGCCAGCCCAATGGGCTGCCTCAAGCGAACAAGGGCTCCTTCGTCCCGGCCGGCCAGCCGTCCAGCATAGCGACTCAGGCCGAGACTGCTTGCCGCGCCGGCCGCTCACGCCACACCGGCGGCTCGGCCGTGAAGACCCGCCGGTCGCGCGCCACGCTGTAGAGGAGCCGAAGCCCCGAGCGCATCACCGCCACCACGGCCTTCATCTTCTGGCCGCCATTGCGCTGGCACAGCGCCTCGTACTCGGCCCGGAACAGGCCGTCCTTGGTGATACTCCGGACCGCGAACATGTACGCCGCTTGGCGGAGCAGCGGCCGGCCCCGCCTGGAGATCCGCTTGGTGCCGCGGAGTATCCCGCTGGAGCGCTCGATCAAGGAGAGCCCGGCCACCCGGAGGATCTGGCCGCTCGACTCGTAGGCCCGGGGATCGCCGATCGAGCCGAGGAAGACGGCCGCGGTAACCGGGGCGACCTTGGGGATGCTCAGGAGGTAGGGCGTCTCGGGCACCCCTTGCAGGGCGTCGACCATCGCCGTCTCCAGGCTCTTGATCTGAGTCTCGAAGAGCGCCAGCCGCTCGAGGACCAGGCCGATCTCCCTGACGCAGCCGACCCTGCGCTCCGGGCAACCCCAAGGTGGCCTTCGCAGCGACGATCAGCCGCTCGTAGGTTTCGGCGCCCAGATGGCCGCGACTGGCCGAGTGCAGCACCCGGAGTACCTTGGCTTTCGGGGCCTTGAGGAGATCCTCCGGTGTCGGGAACGCCCGGAGGATGGCGAAGGGCGTCTTCTTCGTGAGCAGCGGAAAGATCGCCTCGAACTCCGGGAACACGACCTGCAAGAGGCTCCGCAGCTGGGTCATCGCCCCGCGGCGGAGCAGCGACAGCCGCTCCCGCGCCGCCACCAGGTAGCGGAGATCGGCGTAGGCCGGGGCCAGGAAGGGGAAGCGGACGAAATGCCCCTGCGCGAGGAGATCGGTGATGGTGCCGGCGTCCTTGGCGTCAGTCTTCAAGGGCTGGTTATGGGCGACGTCCTTCCAGCGCTTGGTGTGGGCGGGCAGCACGCTCACCACGGGAACGCCGAGCTGGGCCAGGAAGTGGGCGAAGGTGAAGCCGTAATTGCCGGCGAACTCGATCCCGACGAGGATCGTGGAAGGCGTGGCACTGGGGGCTTGCTGGCTGAGGAACGCCACCGCCGCCTCAAACCCCTGGCGGGTGGTGGGAAAGCTGAACGGCTTGCAGTCTGCCTGGCCCTTGGGCCGGACGACCAAGGTGTGAGAGAACTTGCCGGCATCGACGCCGACCACGGCGGCGGCCGTCTGGGCGCGCTCGCGCCGGGGGAAGGAGATCATGGGAGCACTCCGGGTTAGGGGTGCTCCGAGGGTGCGCCGGCCGGGGCCGGCGGGCTAGGAGCTGGTGGTCACCCTCCACCCCCATCGGGCAATAGGGGTGTCACGTTCACGGATCCTTTTGGATTGAAGGCCGATACCGTTGAGATCGGATGCCGATCTGTCGAGGGGCTTGAGGGAGCAGCACAGCACTGCGCGGTGCGTGTGCACAATGAGAAAGTTGACAAGACATTCGAGCTTCTCAACGTGGGTGGACGAAACGTCATCGGTACTGCCCCAGCTGATCAAGTGGCAAGGTATGCCGGGAGCTGGGTCGTTTCGGAGGCCCCAGACGGCATGACCTCTCAGCAGTACGATAACGCCGTGTTGAGCAATGCGTCCACCATCGCGGTCGAGAGAAACGGGGCGAGGTACAGCCCCTTTGGAGGATCCAACTCGAATCGCTATGTGTACGACGTAGTCACGAGCAGCGGCGGGCAAGTGCCCGCTGGGGCGCTCTCCGGACGGACAGGGGTCGCGCCTGGTCTTTGTGGTGGGGTCGGGCTGATGACTGGGGGCAACTGCTCAGTCCGCCACTAGGTCTACTCCGAGCGCGAGAGGTCGACATGTATTCGCCGGGGAAAGCAGGGTTCCGCGGAGCACTCGCTGGAGCCACCGCTGGGGTGCTCCTCCTCAGCCTCTTCTTGGGGTGGACCCGTTCCTCCCCGAGTGCCCACGAGGGCGCCTACGATGCCATCACCGTTACTGCGTACGTGCTCGGCTTCCCGGTGAGCTTCGGACTCGACCGACTCCTCGCCGCAATCGAAGCCGTAGGGCCCAAGTACATCATGTCGACCCTGGCGGTCTCGCTATTGAGCCTGCCGCTGAATTGGTGCTTGGTCGGCTTCCTGGTGGCGATCGTCCGGGGCCCAGACGGCAGACGTACTCGCGCCTGAATAGTGGACCGTTCGACCTCCAGGAGCACCTCCGGGTTGTCGGGCCTCGCCCTGGCCGGGCGGCCGAGTCTAGCGTCGCGTGCTCGCCGAGTGAGTGCAGGGGCGGCGGGCCCGGGCTGGTTAAGGGCCTTTGGGGCCGGTGCGCATGGCGGGCCTCGCCGCGAACGAAAGAGGGTGGTGGGAGCCCCAAGGGTCCTGAAGACCGGCGGACACCGGCTTGCGCCGGGCCGGCCCCATGGTCGGATGCGAGCGGTCCTCTGCTCCATCAGCGGGGGCACGCGGAGGTCACCCCACCACCGCTGCCCCCAAGCTGCACACGGGTCCGTCGATTGTCAAAGAGCGCCGTCCTGCTGCGTGCGGTGGGACCGTCGCGCGACACTCACAGCTCGTCGGGCCTCGGGGGCCGTCACATCTTCATGGGCGATTCGGGTCCGAGCGAGCGCGTCAGGACCAGGCTTGAGGGGGCGCTCGGGGCGCAAGGCTCAAGGGCGGTCGGAAGCCGCTCGCTCCACGCTCGGCTCAACGGCAACGACGCGAGGGCATGGCGCCGCTACGCGGCCACTTGGTGGCGATTCCCACGCCAACGGCCCTCGTCGAACGGCTCCCCGGTCTGCATGATCCGGAGCAGCAGCGGCACCAGCTTCCGGGCCAGAGCGCACACGGCCTTGGTCCCCGGGATGCCCCGGGCCCGCATCGCCTCGTACTCGGGCCGGTACAGGCCCCGGGGCTGGCACCAGCGGCCGGCCAGCAGGAAGAGCTGCCGCCGGAGCATCGGCCGGCCCCGCTTGGACTGGCGCCGGCGGCCCTCGGTCTGGCCGCTCTGGCGGCCGGTGAGATTCATCCCGGCGAGCTTGAGGACCTGGCGCGGGTGCTGGAAGTCGGCCGGGGTGCCCAGCTCGGCCACGATCGTGGCGGCACAGGCGGCGCTGATCTCGGGGACCGAGAGCAGCACCCGGGCTTCGGGGCACTGGTCCACGAGCGCGACGATCCGGGCCTCGACCACGGCCAGTTGCTCCCGGACCAGCGCCCAGCGAGCGAGGAGCTTGGTGATCTCCAGCCGCCGCTCCGGCGTGGCCTGGGTCAGCGCGATGGTCTCCTTCGCCGAAGCGATCAGCGTCGCCACCCGCTCCTGGAGACGTGACCCCGGGACGCGGCGTGGATGTGCCGCCAGACGGCCTGGGGTGTGGCGGCGGCGAACTCCTGCGGCAATGGCCAGCGCGCCAGGATCGCGAGCGGGGTCCGCTTGTGGAGCCCGCTGAACTGCCCGAGGAACTCGGGCCACGCCAGATCGAGGACACCCTGCAGCCGGTTCCTGAACCGGGTGGCTTCGACGGTGAGCCGGTGCCGCTGGACGGACAGGAGCCGGAGCTCGACGTAGGGCGTCGTCAGGAACGGGAAGCGGACGAAGATGCCCATCCCGACCAGCTTGGCGATCTGGGCGGCATCCTTGGCGTCGGTCTTCAAGGGGCTGTTGTCCTCCAGCTCCTTGGACCGATTGGTGTGGGCCGGGAGCACATTGACCACGGGGTAGCCCCGGTCAGCCAGGAACCGGGCGAAGGTGAAGCCGTGGTGGCCGGCGAACTCCAAGCCGACCAGCATCTGGGCGGGGGTGAGCCCCGGGAAGAGGTCCTGCAGGTGCGCGTGGGTGGCCGCGAAGCCGGCCCGGCAGACAATTACCTTGAAGGGCTTGGAGCGGCGTCCGTCAGGGCCCTGGGCCACCAGGACGTGGAACTGCTTGGCAGTGTCGACCCCGACATGCACGGGGAACTGGCGGGCGTAGGCCTGCTTCTCATCGGGGTCATGGGGTGGCTCCGGGGTGAGGGGGGCGGAGGAGCCACCGAAGACAGCGCGGGCCTCAGGGAGGCGTCAAGCGGGAATAGATGTCTAGCCTATACCGATCCGTTTGGTCTCACTCCTTGTAAGGATGCCAACGGTAATACCGTTCCATGTCCCGAGCCGGCTGGCGGACCTCCGATCCCGGTACCGGACGGGAAGGATGGCAAGCCGAACTCCTGGGAAGTGAAAGCGGGTTCGGGGAAGCGGACGAAGTGGGGACCGAAGACACCGGTCCCGAGCGAGAAAGGCGAACAGCCCAGTGCAAGCTGGGACCCTGAGGGACACTGGGACGTCAAGGGCATGGGCGGGCGGAATAACACCCGGCGCTTCAACCCGG
The Gemmatimonadota bacterium DNA segment above includes these coding regions:
- a CDS encoding transposase, giving the protein MHVGVDTAKQFHVLVAQGPDGRRSKPFKVIVCRAGFAATHAHLQDLFPGLTPAQMLVGLEFAGHHGFTFARFLADRGYPVVNVLPAHTNRSKELEDNSPLKTDAKDAAQIAKLVGMGIFVRFPFLTTPYVELRLLSVQRHRLTVEATRFRNRLQGVLDLAWPEFLGQFSGLHKRTPLAILARWPLPQEFAAATPQAVWRHIHAASRGHVSRSGWRR
- a CDS encoding IS110 family transposase is translated as MATLIASAKETIALTQATPERRLEITKLLARWALVREQLAVVEARIVALVDQCPEARVLLSVPEISAACAATIVAELGTPADFQHPRQVLKLAGMNLTGRQSGQTEGRRRQSKRGRPMLRRQLFLLAGRWCQPRGLYRPEYEAMRARGIPGTKAVCALARKLVPLLLRIMQTGEPFDEGRWRGNRHQVAA
- a CDS encoding RHS repeat-associated core domain-containing protein — its product is MARYSYGSAVEEIYFVTDGQGRELAAADFDGSRNQAVWGDGGHREAGTTTNGSSFDATRMGNADQPGVSLFRNRSYDANSGRWLQEDPIGIAGGVNLYQFNGNNPVAYTDPFGLCPKQDLLCQVFVSGAQALGGAAGFFGGLAEGGLEGLACGPAAPACSPALALTNAVAGAIAIGTAAGKAADAIMSGTEPLQMARAGRGGGNSAENRASNQIKKEYRFTPEGENAFHTEIGRLKKFYDVKSLTEEQLREAADIVRQNAKYIRPPE
- a CDS encoding IS110 family transposase, with amino-acid sequence MVDALQGVPETPYLLSIPKVAPVTAAVFLGSIGDPRAYESSGQILRVAGLSLIERSSGILRGTKRISRRGRPLLRQAAYMFAVRSITKDGLFRAEYEALCQRNGGQKMKAVVAVMRSGLRLLYSVARDRRVFTAEPPVWRERPARQAVSA